Proteins encoded together in one Pseudorca crassidens isolate mPseCra1 chromosome 17, mPseCra1.hap1, whole genome shotgun sequence window:
- the TMEM71 gene encoding transmembrane protein 71 isoform X3 translates to MNRISQVMSTPVANSSRSEKEYAVELSPPCIFPSPFDCCPIDPLTGSHLTCRRSPRLLTNGYYIWTEDSFLCDKDGNTTLSPSQTSVLYKENLVNASESWLHGNTFGNADSSPNEDVWLEGVRRLETNHCNENGGGLDCSLMDNWESEKLNAESVKTSFSSHVTSRSPGENSHNLPPRSQFTASEPFQENILDHPKCLPRAIPGRPLLFLQETSLLGEVSFQATLFAACLIISACARWFLGGIIASVFTCSLVITIAYVVKSFLLSLANSFKATTCTWFCQNLTTIQESL, encoded by the exons ATGAACCGAATATCTCAAGTGATGTCAACACCAGTAGCAA ATTCTTCCCGGTCTGAGAAAGAATACGCTGTAGAACTGTCTCCCCCATGCATTTTCCCAAG TCCCTTTGACTGCTGCCCCATAGATCCCCTGACAGGCTCCCACCTTACCTGTCGCCGAAGTCCCAGACTCCTCACCAATGGCTACTACATCTGGACCGAAGACAGTTTTCTCTGCGACAAAGATGGCAACACAACTCTGAGCCCCTCCCAGACCAGTGTCCTGTACAAGGAGAACTTAGTCAA TGCCTCTGAATCTTGGCTGCATGGAAACACCTTTGGTAATGCTGACTCTTCCCCCAATGAGGACGTCTGGTTGGAGGGGGTCAGGAGGCTGGAAACAAACCATTGCAATGAAAATG GAGGTGGTTTGGACTGTTCACTGATGGATAACTGGGAGTCGGAGAAGCTAAATGCAGAGTCTGTGAAAACCTCCTTTTCCAGCCATGTCACCTCTCGGAGTCCTGGAGAAAACTCCCACAACCTGCCTCCTCGGTCCCAGTTCACAGCTTCTGAACCTTTCCAGGAAAACATTTTGGATCATccaa AATGTCTCCCACGGGCTATACCTGGAAGACCCCTGCTCTTTCTTCAAG aAACCAGTTTGTTAGGAGAGGTCTCCTTTCAAGCAACTCTGTTTGCTGCATGCTTAATTATCTCTGCCTGTGCAAG ATGGTTTCTGGGAGGAATCATAGCCAGTGTCTTCACATGCTCCTTGGTGATAACCATTGCTT ATGTCGTCAAGTCATTTCTTCTCAGCCTTGCCAACTCTTTCAAAGCCACCACCTGCACTTG GTTTTGCCAAAATTTGACAACCATTCAGGAGAGCCTCTGA
- the TMEM71 gene encoding transmembrane protein 71 isoform X4 produces MNRISQVMSTPVANSSRSEKEYAVELSPPCIFPSPFDCCPIDPLTGSHLTCRRSPRLLTNGYYIWTEDSFLCDKDGNTTLSPSQTSVLYKENLVKIFRKKKRIRRSFSSLFNLSASESWLHGNTFGNADSSPNEDVWLEGVRRLETNHCNENGGGLDCSLMDNWESEKLNAESVKTSFSSHVTSRSPGENSHNLPPRSQFTASEPFQENILDHPKCLPRAIPGRPLLFLQGTVQRRPLLWGLLCPLLGP; encoded by the exons ATGAACCGAATATCTCAAGTGATGTCAACACCAGTAGCAA ATTCTTCCCGGTCTGAGAAAGAATACGCTGTAGAACTGTCTCCCCCATGCATTTTCCCAAG TCCCTTTGACTGCTGCCCCATAGATCCCCTGACAGGCTCCCACCTTACCTGTCGCCGAAGTCCCAGACTCCTCACCAATGGCTACTACATCTGGACCGAAGACAGTTTTCTCTGCGACAAAGATGGCAACACAACTCTGAGCCCCTCCCAGACCAGTGTCCTGTACAAGGAGAACTTAGTCAA aatatttagaaagaaaaagagaatccgccgttctttttcttctctcttcaacCTCAGTGCCTCTGAATCTTGGCTGCATGGAAACACCTTTGGTAATGCTGACTCTTCCCCCAATGAGGACGTCTGGTTGGAGGGGGTCAGGAGGCTGGAAACAAACCATTGCAATGAAAATG GAGGTGGTTTGGACTGTTCACTGATGGATAACTGGGAGTCGGAGAAGCTAAATGCAGAGTCTGTGAAAACCTCCTTTTCCAGCCATGTCACCTCTCGGAGTCCTGGAGAAAACTCCCACAACCTGCCTCCTCGGTCCCAGTTCACAGCTTCTGAACCTTTCCAGGAAAACATTTTGGATCATccaa AATGTCTCCCACGGGCTATACCTGGAAGACCCCTGCTCTTTCTTCAAGGTACAGTTCAGAGGAGACCGCTTCTGTGGGGCCTTCTCTGCCCCCTGCTGGGGCCTTGA
- the TMEM71 gene encoding transmembrane protein 71 isoform X1 encodes MNRISQVMSTPVANSSRSEKEYAVELSPPCIFPSPFDCCPIDPLTGSHLTCRRSPRLLTNGYYIWTEDSFLCDKDGNTTLSPSQTSVLYKENLVKIFRKKKRIRRSFSSLFNLSASESWLHGNTFGNADSSPNEDVWLEGVRRLETNHCNENGGGLDCSLMDNWESEKLNAESVKTSFSSHVTSRSPGENSHNLPPRSQFTASEPFQENILDHPKCLPRAIPGRPLLFLQETSLLGEVSFQATLFAACLIISACARWFLGGIIASVFTCSLVITIAYVVKSFLLSLANSFKATTCTWFCQNLTTIQESL; translated from the exons ATGAACCGAATATCTCAAGTGATGTCAACACCAGTAGCAA ATTCTTCCCGGTCTGAGAAAGAATACGCTGTAGAACTGTCTCCCCCATGCATTTTCCCAAG TCCCTTTGACTGCTGCCCCATAGATCCCCTGACAGGCTCCCACCTTACCTGTCGCCGAAGTCCCAGACTCCTCACCAATGGCTACTACATCTGGACCGAAGACAGTTTTCTCTGCGACAAAGATGGCAACACAACTCTGAGCCCCTCCCAGACCAGTGTCCTGTACAAGGAGAACTTAGTCAA aatatttagaaagaaaaagagaatccgccgttctttttcttctctcttcaacCTCAGTGCCTCTGAATCTTGGCTGCATGGAAACACCTTTGGTAATGCTGACTCTTCCCCCAATGAGGACGTCTGGTTGGAGGGGGTCAGGAGGCTGGAAACAAACCATTGCAATGAAAATG GAGGTGGTTTGGACTGTTCACTGATGGATAACTGGGAGTCGGAGAAGCTAAATGCAGAGTCTGTGAAAACCTCCTTTTCCAGCCATGTCACCTCTCGGAGTCCTGGAGAAAACTCCCACAACCTGCCTCCTCGGTCCCAGTTCACAGCTTCTGAACCTTTCCAGGAAAACATTTTGGATCATccaa AATGTCTCCCACGGGCTATACCTGGAAGACCCCTGCTCTTTCTTCAAG aAACCAGTTTGTTAGGAGAGGTCTCCTTTCAAGCAACTCTGTTTGCTGCATGCTTAATTATCTCTGCCTGTGCAAG ATGGTTTCTGGGAGGAATCATAGCCAGTGTCTTCACATGCTCCTTGGTGATAACCATTGCTT ATGTCGTCAAGTCATTTCTTCTCAGCCTTGCCAACTCTTTCAAAGCCACCACCTGCACTTG GTTTTGCCAAAATTTGACAACCATTCAGGAGAGCCTCTGA
- the TMEM71 gene encoding transmembrane protein 71 isoform X2: MNRISQVMSTPVANSSRSEKEYAVELSPPCIFPSPFDCCPIDPLTGSHLTCRRSPRLLTNGYYIWTEDSFLCDKDGNTTLSPSQTSVLYKENLVKIFRKKKRIRRSFSSLFNLSASESWLHGNTFGNADSSPNEDVWLEGVRRLETNHCNENGGGLDCSLMDNWESEKLNAESVKTSFSSHVTSRSPGENSHNLPPRSQFTASEPFQENILDHPKTSLLGEVSFQATLFAACLIISACARWFLGGIIASVFTCSLVITIAYVVKSFLLSLANSFKATTCTWFCQNLTTIQESL, from the exons ATGAACCGAATATCTCAAGTGATGTCAACACCAGTAGCAA ATTCTTCCCGGTCTGAGAAAGAATACGCTGTAGAACTGTCTCCCCCATGCATTTTCCCAAG TCCCTTTGACTGCTGCCCCATAGATCCCCTGACAGGCTCCCACCTTACCTGTCGCCGAAGTCCCAGACTCCTCACCAATGGCTACTACATCTGGACCGAAGACAGTTTTCTCTGCGACAAAGATGGCAACACAACTCTGAGCCCCTCCCAGACCAGTGTCCTGTACAAGGAGAACTTAGTCAA aatatttagaaagaaaaagagaatccgccgttctttttcttctctcttcaacCTCAGTGCCTCTGAATCTTGGCTGCATGGAAACACCTTTGGTAATGCTGACTCTTCCCCCAATGAGGACGTCTGGTTGGAGGGGGTCAGGAGGCTGGAAACAAACCATTGCAATGAAAATG GAGGTGGTTTGGACTGTTCACTGATGGATAACTGGGAGTCGGAGAAGCTAAATGCAGAGTCTGTGAAAACCTCCTTTTCCAGCCATGTCACCTCTCGGAGTCCTGGAGAAAACTCCCACAACCTGCCTCCTCGGTCCCAGTTCACAGCTTCTGAACCTTTCCAGGAAAACATTTTGGATCATccaa aAACCAGTTTGTTAGGAGAGGTCTCCTTTCAAGCAACTCTGTTTGCTGCATGCTTAATTATCTCTGCCTGTGCAAG ATGGTTTCTGGGAGGAATCATAGCCAGTGTCTTCACATGCTCCTTGGTGATAACCATTGCTT ATGTCGTCAAGTCATTTCTTCTCAGCCTTGCCAACTCTTTCAAAGCCACCACCTGCACTTG GTTTTGCCAAAATTTGACAACCATTCAGGAGAGCCTCTGA
- the TMEM71 gene encoding transmembrane protein 71 isoform X5 — protein sequence MNRISQVMSTPVANSSRSEKEYAVELSPPCIFPRIFRKKKRIRRSFSSLFNLSASESWLHGNTFGNADSSPNEDVWLEGVRRLETNHCNENGGGLDCSLMDNWESEKLNAESVKTSFSSHVTSRSPGENSHNLPPRSQFTASEPFQENILDHPKCLPRAIPGRPLLFLQETSLLGEVSFQATLFAACLIISACARWFLGGIIASVFTCSLVITIAYVVKSFLLSLANSFKATTCTWFCQNLTTIQESL from the exons ATGAACCGAATATCTCAAGTGATGTCAACACCAGTAGCAA ATTCTTCCCGGTCTGAGAAAGAATACGCTGTAGAACTGTCTCCCCCATGCATTTTCCCAAG aatatttagaaagaaaaagagaatccgccgttctttttcttctctcttcaacCTCAGTGCCTCTGAATCTTGGCTGCATGGAAACACCTTTGGTAATGCTGACTCTTCCCCCAATGAGGACGTCTGGTTGGAGGGGGTCAGGAGGCTGGAAACAAACCATTGCAATGAAAATG GAGGTGGTTTGGACTGTTCACTGATGGATAACTGGGAGTCGGAGAAGCTAAATGCAGAGTCTGTGAAAACCTCCTTTTCCAGCCATGTCACCTCTCGGAGTCCTGGAGAAAACTCCCACAACCTGCCTCCTCGGTCCCAGTTCACAGCTTCTGAACCTTTCCAGGAAAACATTTTGGATCATccaa AATGTCTCCCACGGGCTATACCTGGAAGACCCCTGCTCTTTCTTCAAG aAACCAGTTTGTTAGGAGAGGTCTCCTTTCAAGCAACTCTGTTTGCTGCATGCTTAATTATCTCTGCCTGTGCAAG ATGGTTTCTGGGAGGAATCATAGCCAGTGTCTTCACATGCTCCTTGGTGATAACCATTGCTT ATGTCGTCAAGTCATTTCTTCTCAGCCTTGCCAACTCTTTCAAAGCCACCACCTGCACTTG GTTTTGCCAAAATTTGACAACCATTCAGGAGAGCCTCTGA